The following coding sequences are from one Ornithodoros turicata isolate Travis chromosome 1, ASM3712646v1, whole genome shotgun sequence window:
- the LOC135374098 gene encoding uncharacterized protein LOC135374098, whose translation MLVPLLAFAIFSSDLCHLSSATLNDLLPDLLVHSSNHSRAVNGSSMDDYQGAPLTTLQLDIKPGRLYTRLLLQEPKDVPRAIVNVNDENLAKRDFNVKHSPLAHRRQYVFVVSDQGDVKSTDQSVAFRRRFGFQKARVTRGLSADSLAAVRRRVKRRKRSLAGDDSKFQAHALLSDSHQPKDIFDAYRGNLTRDGVVPHFLADVPKQLINVDYGYGRKIRMGNFFVAQQLWLEPLHVSFDMKEGNLYALFLTDITFMFWQYWLVVNIVTKDVYSGDELILYSGPFPTSGRPETLVFLLYSQGSRVIDIAEFRGETGYDLATKDPRVFAHEWNLGDPVAINYFLTDAERDDVRAALINNREAEKRKKGEKKF comes from the exons ATGCTTGTCCCTCTGCTCGCGTTTGCTATCTTTAGCTCGGACCTCTGCCACCTCAGCTCGGCGACGTTGAACGATCTACTACCAGACCTTCTAGTCCACTCCTCGAACCATAGCCGCGCCGTTAATGGGTCGAGCATGGACGATTATCAAGGAGCACCGTTAACCACCCTACAGTTGGACATCAAGCCAGGACGTCTCTACACGCGCCTTCTTCTGCAAGAGCCTAAAGACGTCCCAAGGGCCATCGTGAACGTGAACGACGAAAATCTAGCCAAACGTGACTTCAACGTCAAGCACTCGCCCCTGGCGCATCGTCGGCAGTACGTCTTCGTTGTCTCGGATCAGGGCGACGTCAAGTCCACTGACCAGAGTGTTGCATTCCGCAGAAGGTTTGGCTTTCAAAAAGCTCGCGTGACAAGAGGATTATCCGCAGATTCCCTCGCGGCTGTACGCAGAAGGGTGAAACGGCGCAAACGAAGCCTTGCAGGCGATGAC AGCAAGTTCCAAGCACATGCCCTACTCTCGGATAGTCACCAACCCAAAGATATCTTCGACGCTTACAGAGGAAACCTAACCAGGGACGGCGTCGTACCTCACTTCTTGGCGGACGTTCCGAAACAACTAATCAATGTCGACTACGGCTACGGCCGCAAAATCCGAATGGGCAACTTTTTTGTAGCTCAGCAGCTCTGGCTCGAACCCTTGCACGTTTCCTTCGACATGAAAGAAGGGAACCTCTACGCACTATTCCTTACGGACATCACCTTCATGTTCTGGCAGTACTGGCTGGTGGTCAACATAGTCACCAAGGACGTGTACTCTGGCGATGAGCTCATCCTCTACAGCGGTCCCTTCCCAACCTCTGGACGTCCAGAGACTCTGGTCTTCCTCCTCTACTCGCAGGGCAGTCGAGTAATTGACATTGCAGAGTTCAGGGGGGAAACGGGCTATGACCTGGCCACCAAGGACCCCAGAGTGTTTGCGCACGAGTGGAATCTGGGCGATCCGGTCGCGATCAATTATTTCTTGACAGACGCGGAGAGAGATGACGTCCGTGCAGCGTTGATAAACAACCGGGAAGCTGAGAAGAGGAAGAAAGGCGAGAAGAAATTTTGA